One Drosophila subobscura isolate 14011-0131.10 chromosome U, UCBerk_Dsub_1.0, whole genome shotgun sequence DNA window includes the following coding sequences:
- the LOC117902258 gene encoding uncharacterized protein LOC117902258: MEWVRPIVKCLVKGCSSHEQTFFVHKGNRQQWYANLGISGAPTRAKVCMKHFLAECFVNGKLRIGSLPTENLGHEPLHRPVFSRWQKRYRRRVKPEQKTESDVGEKNAEEEPSCESRSVESPLSAESLALLEQAADAEFEKYIVEDEMSESGEPATHSESPENDECIIEDQLSDGSMEAASQSQSESSLVLYLQQRNNELQAEAECLRVENNQLRMENISLKKSFEIHKCFFE, encoded by the exons ATGGAGTGGGTAAG acCAATTGTTAAGTGTTTGGTAAAAGGCTGCTCCAGCCATGAGCAAAcgttttttgtccacaaaggAAATCGCCAGCAGTGGTACGCGAATCTTGGAATAAGTGGAGCACCAACGCGCGCCAAGGTGTGCATGAAACACTTCCTCGCTGAATGCTTTGTGAATGGAAAGCTTCGAATAGGAAGTCTTCCCACTGAAAATTTGG GCCATGAACCATTGCACAGACCTGTGTTTAGTAGATGGCAAAAGCGATATCGACGCCGCGTAAAACCcgaacaaaaaactgaaagtgATGTTGGAGAGAAAAATGCAGAGGAGGAACCCTCGTGCGAAAGCCGAAGCGTTGAaagtccgctgtccgctgagAGCTTGGCACTATTGGAACAAGCCGCAGATGCTGAGTTCGAAAAGTATATCGTTGAGGACGAAATGTCCGAAAGCGGGGAGCCAGCCACACATTCCGAAAGTCCGGAGAATGATGAGTGCATCATTGAAGACCAATTGTCCGATGGCAGCATGGAAGCTGCTTCCCAGTCTCAATCCGAGTCATCGTTAGTTTTGTATTTGCAACAAAGAAACAATGAGCTGCAAGCCGAGGCTGAATGCCTGCGCGTAGAAAATAATCAGCTAAGAATGGAGAACATTTCCCTAAAGAAAAGCTTCGAGATCCATAAATGTTTCTTCGAGTGA
- the LOC117902255 gene encoding UDP-glucuronosyltransferase 1-3: MDSKRNSAKWRRTTMAFLAVVVVVVLLPAPSEAAEILGLFAHPGKSHFEFFRPIFRELAGRGHNISMYSYFPLEQPLANYTDYVFKGSPLLTDVIDLMKFKTTERKLLGLPYKIPTYFMLHSWGMRFCQSALNSPLIADLLSSPLRYDLIILEHFANDCMTAVAHLLNAPVVALSTCAIMPWHYQRMGTPHINPIMPMNFLTYSDEMGLIDRLNNFIHFHTVNTLYEWITQPATDALISQRFGFGLPSVNEIVKNTSLMLINQHYALTGTSPYAPNVVEVGGLQIGPQKPLPEHLEKLIQDSLSGVIYISWGSMVDPTTLPIEKRRALFKSIAHMKDYTFLIRWKSDKPLAQDKPSNLFTFDWLPQRDLLCHPRVKAFISHAGLLGTTEAVHCGVPMLVTPFFGDQFLNAGALAQRGFGVIVPFGDFDEQHITSGLQKILEKGFADKVRRSAKAFRERPQSPLELATWWIEHVIDTRGAPMLENRARHMNWFVYNSIDVYLCCLAIIGLPLIAIWQLVQLLRRTFGLMKATKNKKVKVQ, from the exons ATGGATAGCAAAAGGAACTCGGCAAA GTGGCGCCGGACCACAATGGCATttctggcggtggtggtggttgtggtgctgctgcctgcacccAGCGAAGCCGCTGAAATACTGGGCCTGTTTGCACATCCGGGCAAGAGTCACTTTGAGTTCTTTCGACCCATATTCAGGGAGCTGGCTGGTCGTGGCCATAACATCAGCATGTACAGTTACTTTCCGCTGGAACAGCCGCTGGCCAACTACACGGATTATGTGTTCAAAGGATCGCCCTTGCTGACGGACGTCATTGATCTAATG AAATTTAAAACAACCGAGAGGAAGCTGCTGGGTTTGCCCTACAAAATTCCCACCTACTTTATGCTGCACAGCTGGGGCATGCGCTTCTGCCAGTCGGCCCTGAACTCGCCCCTGATTGCCGATTTGCTCAGTTCCCCGCTGCGCTATGATCTGATCATCCTGGAGCACTTCGCGAATGACTGCATGACGGCAGTGGCGCATCTGCTGAACGCCCCTGTGGTGGCTCTCAGCACCTGTGCCATCATGCCGTGGCACTACCAGCGCATGGGTACGCCCCACATCAACCCGATTATGCCCATGAACTTTCTGACCTACTCGGACGAGATGGGGCTGATCGATCGCCTGAATAACTTCATACATTTCCACACAGTCAACACGTTGTACGA ATGGATTACCCAACCGGCGACCGATGCGTTGATAAGCCAGAGATTCGGCTTCGGACTGCCGTCCGTCAATGAGATTGTGAAGAACACCAGCCTGATGCTGATTAACCAGCACTACGCCCTGACTGGCACCAGTCCGTATGCGCCGAATGTTGTGGAAGTGGGCGGACTGCAAATTGGGCCACAGAAACCACTGCCAGAG CATCTAGAAAAATTAATACAGGATTCCCTGAGTGGTGTCATTTACATCAGTTGGGGTTCCATGGTCGATCCCACCACGCTGCCGATTGAGAAGCGTCGAGCGCTGTTCAAGAGCATTGCCCACATGAAGGACTACACATTTCTGATACGCTGGAAGAGTGACAAACCGCTGGCACAGGACAAGCCCAGCAATCTGTTCACCTTCGACTGGCTGCCGCAACGGGATCTGCTGTGCCATCCCCGGGTCAAGGCATTCATCTCGCACGCCGGTCTCTTGGGCACCACGGAGGCTGTGCACTGCGGCGTTCCCATGCTGGTGACGCCCTTCTTTGGCGATCAGTTCCTCAATGCCGGCGCCCTGGCACAGCGTGGCTTCGGTGTCATTGTTCCCTTTGGCGACTTCGATGAGCAACACATAACCAGCGGACTTCAAAAGATACTCGAGAAAGG attCGCCGACAAGGTTCGACGCTCGGCAAAGGCCTTCCGGGAACGCCCGCAGTcgccgctggagctggccacTTGGTGGATCGAACATGTCATCGATACACGCGGTGCCCCAATGCTTGAAAACAGAGCCCGGCATATGAATTGGTTCGTCTACAACTCCATTGATGTTTATCTGTGCTGTTTGGCAATCATTGGATTGCCTTTAATCGCCATCTGGCAGTTGGTTCAACTTTTGCGGCGAACTTTCGGCTTGATGAAAGCTACGAAGAACAAGAAAGTAAAGGTGCAATAA
- the LOC117902253 gene encoding condensin complex subunit 1: MEEEHDFQFILPLNPTDLVNSCGDQYYVKEVYSNKEIPEKLLECKSRLNHSKDAFYIFETFDTYFSIIESSGTDAASIKNMMRAFDLLYVTVDKLRTGLSETLGGKEPPSNQTRNSHLNLTKMTLYLQVNLVKKIDSVAQRAMRDQQLNVQKKRGKQSETLEQYPDWDVKRGNFLVQLFNVLQLPLERLWSPPVAEEDFISMLCDICYRTLELSPLRNDNRHIFNTIFQILGTCIKRFNQAMTFPARILQILRGTEHAAVTVANGILTLHEEYGISSVFSILIKSIVEALKLDSADTTVSKHFSAFLLEFSNIAPVLIIPHLSKLGEELLDCQSHMLRNTVLQIIADAVISDLTAEDLSEEMKEVRNEFLDHLYDHILDVSAHVRSKALHIWVHLKTQHAIPLNYLSKVVAEAVGRLEDKSSLVRKAAMQLIKSTLESNPFSSKLSLEELLQKHKTEVEIMEKLTEHLEAERKKEEEFNEQWGDTAQEMLPHIEEHLTEFPNLEFDKEETDEELLEKILPLLRAKDYKKVFILVRKIDFLAGNHEAAAALKFEERVVYFLALLKSYHLLAAGLQLNNEEMVKQIKTVQFLKDSIEFTTIVTDAYPKLQDLLMSKTNTDVLEAVDLFTTGYMFGICGTDAGMQKMLMLVWSSDKEKRDAVSEAYRRVLFTTDLQARAHAIRVVQNLSKFLAIIDYGHYLSLETLMAEWVHSGEIDSAVIQVLFERFTLKLEGTTSNEARLALELLIMASKAKHSIVTANTAIIEDIAVGERARREPRLFAGCLRLLLNGIDANNNAKYYKRHNTDAEFVQQVKRFFFDCFFHQKLKDFDGMATSVFEYMYRMCQSPDVLSQELLKELLKRFYKNWLVAGASESADVDLDADKENENDSPLTQHTTIPYSQSLAIPQTQTQGGGSPNPGGRMPVFMVSRFVFCIGYMTIKEMIFLDMDVYNNMKYREELTAQQEKDTRTKEAGRKAAQQLRRTLNVSAMEVRKRLSNSAAEPQQEPDEDLVGATAEDNIAEEIHAICEDMLMYDPNGLLHWLTPVIIDICKKPGEYRDPKLQQAATLTLARLMSVSSRFCESNMSFLMNILNLTTNITIKCNTVVGLSDLTFRFPNIIEPWTGFFYAQLHETNTELRLTAIKMLSHLILNEMIRVKAQISDMALCIVDENEEIQNITKEFFKEIANKSNILYNVLPDIISRLGDTHLRLEEPKYRIIMAYILGLIQKDRQIETLVEKLCLRFPVARVERQWRDIAYCLSLLSYNERSLNKLLDNMQHYRDKVQNDEVYQSFRLIISNTNKLAKPELKAAVTEFETRLNECLAVNDPSAEAADSSQTDEPRSANRTRAAAANKKKKGGRKPTLPSAARRTGRGRRNARSPQTSSDDTLSSDSD, translated from the exons ATGGAGGAGGAACACGACTTTCAGTTCATCTTGCCGCTGAATCCCACGGATCTGGTAAACTCCTGCGGCGACCAGTACTACGTTAAGGAGGTGTACAGCAACAAAGAAATACCCGAAAAACTTCTCG AGTGCAAGAGTAGGCTGAACCACAGCAAGGATGCCTTCTACATATTCGAGACCTTCGACACGTACTTCTCGATCATCGAGTCGAGCGGCACGGATGCGGCGTCCATTAAGAACATGATGCGCGCCTTCGATCTGCTGTACGTGACTGTGGACAAGCTGCGCACTGGCCTCTCGGAGACGCTCGGCGGCAAGGAGCCACCCTCGAATCAGACTCGCAACTCACACCTGAATCTCACCAAGATGACGCTCTATCTGCAGGTGAATCTGGTCAAGAAAATCGACAGCGTCGCTCAGCGTGCAATGCGCGACCAGCAGCTAAATGTGCAAAAGAAGCGAGGCAAGCAGTCGGAGACCCTGGAGCAGTATCCCGACTGGGATGTTAAGCGCGGCAACTTTCTCGTTCAGCTCTTcaatgtgctgcagctgccgctggagcgTCTGTGGAGTCCACCCGTGGCCGAAGAGGATTTTATATC CATGCTCTGTGACATTTGCTACCGCACATTGGAGCTCTCACCGCTGCGCAACGACAATCGGCATATTTTCAATACAATTTTCCAAATTTTGGGCACTTGCATTAAGCGCTTCAATCAGGCCATGACCTTCCCGGCGCGCATACTGCAGATCCTACGCGGCACCGAACACGCTGCCGTGACTGTGGCCAATGGCATACTGACGCTGCACGAGGAGTATGGCATCTCGTCGGTGTTCTCCATTCTGATTAAAAGCATTGTGGAGGCGCTCAAGCTGGACAGCGCCGACACGACAGTGTCCAAGCACTTTTCCGCCTTTCTCTTGGAGTTCTCGAACATTGCGCCTGTGCTGATTATTCCTCACCTGTCGAAGCTCGGGGAGGAGCTGCTCGACTGTCAGTCGCACATGCTGCGGAACACCGTGCTGCAGATCATTGCCGATGCTGTGATCAGTGACCTGACAGCCGAGGATCTCAGCGAGGAGATGAAGGAGGTGCGCAACGAGTTCCTCGATCATTTGTACGATCACATTCTGGACGTTTCCGCCCATGTGCGCTCCAAGGCGCTGCACATTTGGGTGCATCTGAAGACGCAGCATGCCATTCCGCTCAATTATCTGTCCAAGGTggtggctgaggctgtgggGCGGCTGGAGGACAAGAGCTCGCTGGTGCGCAAGGCTGCCATGCAGCTGATAAAGTCCACGCTCGAGAGCAATCCCTTCTCGAGCAAACtgtcgctggaggagctgctgcagaagcacAAAACGGAGGTGGAGATCATGGAGAAGCTCACCGAACATCTAGAGGCGGAGcgcaagaaggaggaggaattCAACGAGCAATGGGGCGACACGGCCCAAGAGATGTTGCCACACATCGAGGAGCATCTAACAGAAT TTCCCAATTTAGAGTTTGACAAGGAGGAGACCGACGaagagctgctggagaagattctgccgctgctgcgcgCAAAAGACTACAAAAAGGTCTTCATTCTGGTGCGCAAAATCGACTTTCTGGCGGGGAATCACGAAGCGGC TGCCGCTTTGAAGTTCGAGGAGCGCGTTGTCTATTTTCTGGCGCTGCTCAAGAGCTACCATCTGCTGGCCGCAGGTCTACAGCTAAAC AACGAGGAAATGGTGAAGCAAATCAAGACCGTGCAGTTCCTCAAGGATAGCATTGAGTTCACGACCATAGTGACGGACGCGTATCCCAAGCTACAGGATCTGCTCATGTCCAAGACCAACACGGATGTCCTGGAGGCCGTGGATCTCTTTACCACCGGCTACATGTTCGGCATCTGCGGCACCGATGCGGGCATGCAGAAGATGCTGATGCTCGTGTGGAGTTCCGACAAGGAGAAGCGCGATGCTGTGTCCGAGGCCTATCGCCGTGTGCTATTCACCACAGACCTGCAAGCGCGCGCCCATGCCATCAGAGTCGTGCAGAATCTGTCGAAATTTCTCGCCATTATCGATTATGGCCACTATCTGTCGCTGGAGACGTTGATGGCTGAGTGGGTGCATTCGGGGGAGATAGACTCGGCCGTCATTCAGGTGCTGTTCGAGCGCTTCACCCTGAAGCTGGAGGGCACCACCAGCAATGAGGCGCGACTGGCACTCGAGCTGCTGATTATGGCATCGAAGGCAAAGCACAGCATTGTCACCGCCAACACGGCCATCATTGAGGACATAGCCGTGGGTGAGCGTGCGCGCCGCGAGCCGCGACTGTTCGCTGGCtgcctgcggctgctgctcaatgGCATCGATGCGAATAACAACGCAAAGTACTACAAACGGCACAACACGGATGCCGAGTTTGTGCAGCAGGTGAAGCGCTTCTTCTTCGACTGTTTCTTCCACCAGAAGCTAAAGGACTTTGATGGCATGGCCACGAGCGTGTTTGAGTACATGTATCGCATGTGCCAGTCGCCGGATGTGCTGTCCCaggagctgctcaaggagcTACTCAAGAGATTCTACAAGAACTGGCTGGTGGCCGGCGCCTCAGAGAGTGCGGATGTGGATTTGGATGCGGAtaaggaaaacgaaaatgatTCGCCACTGACGCAGCACACAACCATTCCGTACTCGCAATCCCTGGCCATTCCACAGACGCAAACGCAGGGCGGCGGCAGCCCGAACCCAGGCGGTCGCATGCCTGTGTTTATGGTCAGCCGTTTTGTCTTCTGCATTGGCTACATGACCATCAAGGAGATGATATTCCTGGACATGGATGTCTACAACAACATGAAGTATCGCGAGGAGCTCACCgcgcagcaggagaaggataCGCGCACCAAGGAGGCGGGCAGGAAGGCCGCACAGCAGCTGCGCCGCACCCTGAACGTCTCCGCCATGGAGGTGCGCAAGCGTTTGTCCAATTCAGCGGCAGagccgcagcaggagccgGACGAGGATTTGGTGGGTGCCACAGCGGAGGACAACATTGCCGAGGAGATTCATGCCATCTGCGAGGATATGCTGATGTACGATCCAAACGGACTGCTGCACTGGCTGACGCCCGTCATCATTGACATCTGCAAGAAGCCGGGCGAGTACCGAGATcccaagctgcagcaggcggcgaCTCTCACGCTGGCACGCCTGATGTCTGTCTCGTCGCGTTTCTGCGAGTCGAACATGTCCTTCCTGATGAACATCCTCAATCTGACGACCAACATCACGATCAAGTGCAACACGGTGGTGGGTCTGTCGGATTTGACCTTCCGCTTTCCGAACATCATTGAACCGTGGACGGGTTTCTTTTACGCGCAGCTGCACGAGACGAACACGGAGCTGCGGCTGACGGCCATCAAGATGCTCTCCCATCTCATACTGAACGAGATGATACGCGTGAAGGCGCAGATCTCGGACATGGCCCTGTGCATTGTCGATGAGAACGAGGAGATTCAGAATATCACCAAGGAGTTCTTCAAGGAAATAGCCAACAAGTCGAATATCCTCTACAACGTGCTGCCCGACATCATTTCGCGGCTGGGCGACACCCATCTGCGGCTGGAGGAGCCCAAATATCGCATCATTATGGCCTACATTTTGGGGCTCATTCAGAAGGATCGTCAGATAGAGACGCTGGTGGAAAAGCTCTGCCTGCGCTTCCCCGTGGCGCGTGTCGAGCGGCAGTGGCGCGACATTGCCTACTGCCTCAGCCTGCTGAGCTACAACGAGCGTTCGCTCAacaagctgctggacaacatGCAGCACTATCGCGACAAGGTGCAGAACGACGAGGTCTACCAGTCGTTCCGCCTGATCatcagcaacaccaacaagcTGGCCAAACCCGAGCTGAAGGCCGCCGTCACCGAGTTCGAGACGCGCCTCAACGAGTGCCTCGCAGTCAACGATCCCTCCGCCGAGGCAGCCGACAGCAGCCAGACCGACGAACCGCGTTCGGCCAACAGGACCAGGGCCGCCGctgccaacaaaaagaagaagggcGGCCGCAAACCAACTCTGCCCTCTGCTGCCAGACGCACTGGTCGTGGTCGGCGCAATGCCCGCTCTCCTCAGACTTCCTCCGACGATACCCTCTCCAGTGATAGCGACTGA
- the LOC117902259 gene encoding non-specific lipid-transfer protein, which produces MTKTRVYVIGVGMTKFEKPGRRADVCYPDFAKEAITKALQDANIKYEEVQQAVAGYVYGDSTCGQRAVYEVGMTGIPVYNVNNNCSTGSSALYLAKQIIESGTSDCVLALGFEKMERGSLASKYFDRANPMERHITEMSELTEIGPGPMAAQIFGNAGKEHMKKYGTKPEHFGKIAWKNHKHSVNNPYSQFRDEYTLEQIMKSPQVVEGVLTKLQCCPTSDGSGAAILASEQFVRRHGLEKQAVEIVGMEMASDPASTFADKSLMKIAGYDMTALATQRLFAKSGFKPQDVQVVELHDCFSANELVTYEALGLCGEGKAGEFIDRGDNTYGGKFVVNPSGGLISKGHPLGATGLAQCAELCWQLRGLAEKRQVTGAKLALQHNLGLGGAVVVALYRLGFPGAANAKL; this is translated from the exons atgacCAAGACAAGAGTTTACGTTATCGGCGTGGGCATGACCAAG TTCGAGAAGCCCGGCCGTCGTGCTGATGTCTGCTATCCGGACTTTGCCAAGGAGGCCATCACCAAGGCTCTGCAGGATGCCAACATCAAGTACGAGGAGGTGCAGCAGGCGGTGGCTGGTTACGTCTATGGCGACTCCACCTGCGGCCAGCGTGCTGTCTACGAGGTGGGAATGACCGGCATTCCCGTCTACAATGTGAACAACAACTGCTCCACAGGATCCAGCGCCCTGTACCTGGCCAAGCAGATCATCGAGTCTGGCACCTCCGACTGTGTGCTGGCCCTGGGCTTCGAGAAGATGGAGCGTGGCTCCCTGGCGTCAAAG TACTTTGACCGTGCCAATCCCATGGAGCGTCACATCACCGAGATGAGCGAACTTACCGAAATCGGGCCTGGTCCCATGGCTGCCCAGATCTTTGGCAATGCTGGCAAGGAGCACATGAAGAAGTATGGCACGAAGCCCGAGCACTTTGGCAAGATCGCCTGGAAGAACCACAAGCACTCCGTCAACAATCC CTACTCGCAGTTCCGCGATGAATACACTCTGGAGCAGATTATGAAGTCGCCGCAGGTGGTCGAGGGAGTGCTGACCAAGCTGCAGTGCTGCCCCACCTCCGATGGTTCTGGTGCTGCCATCCTGGCCTCCGAGCAGTTCGTGCGTCGCCATGGCCTGGAGAAGCAGGCTGTGGAGATTGTTGGCATGGAAATGGCCAGTGATCCAGCATCCACTTTCGCAGACAAGAGTCTGATGAAGATCGCAGGCTACGATATGACTGCTCTGGCCACTCAGCGTCTGTTTGCCAAGAGCGGCTTCAAGCCACAGGATGTGCAGGTTGTGGAGCTCCACGATTGCTTCTCCGCCAACGAGCTGGTGACCTACGAGGCTCTTGGCCTGTGCGGCGAGGGCAAGGCTGGCGAGTTCATCGATCGCGGAGACAACACTTATGGCGGCAAGTTCGTGGTGAACCCCAGCGGTGGCCTCATCTCCAAGGGTCATCCTCTGGGCGCCACTGGCCTGGCCCAGTGCGCTGAGCTCTGCTGGCAGCTGCGCGGCCTGGCCGAGAAGCGACAGGTGACCGGTGCCAAGCTGGCGCTGCAGCACAATCTGGGTCTGGGTGGCGCTGTGGTCGTCGCGCTGTATCGCCTAGGCTTCCCGGGAGCAGCCAATGCCAAGttgtaa
- the LOC117902257 gene encoding UDP-glucuronosyltransferase 2B17: MIANESYKWLSLLLVISLTGTVSSLKILGMFAHPAISHFKFFHPIMRGLAEVGHSVDVVSPFPDKAPPTGYTDYKLPSSNLSDMIPMTEFERPLPFLFHYAEFYMLYAAGKDACNITLHSQALAKILKHPPGYYDVILMEHFNTDCLMSVAHVLQAPVIGMSSCALMPWHYERMGAPLIPSYISALFMGKSQQMSFAGRLGNWITVHSINLLYKMFSYSAADALVRQKFGPGLPSTREMVRNTSLMLLNQHFSLSGPKPLPPNIIEVGGVHLQPAKPLPAELQQLLDKATKGVILISWGSQLRASSLSEPKRNAMVRAIARLEQQVIWKWENETLPNKPDNLHIMKWLPQRDLFAHPNVKLFLSHGGLMGTSEAVSSGVPMVGMPMYGDQSLNIESLVERGMALRLDFHKLSEQTIYETITRALDPSFKVNALAVASAYNNRVQQPLETAIWWVEHVAETKGAPLVQPSAVHLSRFVYYSLDVYLLVISVLLLLFIACLGLRRICPGGKRQAVTKLKRK, encoded by the exons ATGATTGCCAACGAGAGCTACAAGTGgctatcgctgctgctggtgatttCCCTAACGGGTACGGTCAGTTCTTTGAAGATCTTGGGCATGTTTGCCCATCCGGCAATCAGCCACTTCAAGTTCTTTCATCCGATTATGCGCGGACTGGCCGAGGTGGGCCACAGTGTGGATGTGGTGAGTCCCTTTCCGGATAAGGCACCGCCCACTGGCTATACGGACTATAAGCTGCCATCTTCCAATCTGTCGGATATGATACCAATGACG gAATTCGAGCGGCCTTTGCCATTTCTCTTCCACTATGCAGAGTTTTATATGCTCTATGCCGCAGGCAAGGATGCCTGCAACATTACCCTCCATAGTCAGGCATTGGCCAAGATTCTTAAGCATCCGCCCGGCTACTATGATGTCATCCTGATGGAACACTTCAACACGGATTGCCTGATGAGTGTGGCGCATGTGCTGCAGGCGCCAGTGATTGGCATGAGCAGCTGTGCCCTGATGCCCTGGCACTATGAGCGGATGGGTGCTCCATTGATCCCCTCGTATATATCGGCGCTCTTCATGGGCAAGTCACAGCAGATGTCGTTTGCCGGTCGATTGGGCAACTGGATCACAGTCCACTCGATTAATCTGCTCTACAAAATGTTCAGCTACTCCGCTGCCGATGCCTTGGTGCGCCAGAAATTCGGCCCTGGGTTGCCATCCACCCGGGAGATGGTGCGGAACACCTCGCTGATGCTACTCAATCAACACTTTTCGCTGAGTGGACCCAAGCCCCTGCCGCCGAACATCATTGAAGTGGGCGGAGTGCACCTGCAGCCGGCCAAGCCCCTGCCCGcggagctccagcagctgctcgataAGGCCACCAAGGGCGTCATCCTCATCAGTTGGGGCTCTCAGCTGCGCGCCAGCTCGTTGTCCGAACCGAAGCGGAATGCCATGGTCCGTGCCATTGCCCGCCTGGAGCAGCAGGTCATCTGGAAGTGGGAGAACGAGACGCTGCCCAACAAGCCCGACAATCTGCACATCAtgaagtggctgccacagcgcGATCTCTTCGCCCATCCCAATGTCAAGTTGTTCCTGTCGCACGGCGGCCTCATGGGCACCTCGGAGGCGGTGTCCAGCGGCGTACCCATGGTGGGCATGCCCATGTATGGCGATCAGTCGTTGAACATCGAATCTCTGGTGGAGCGGGGCATGGCACTGCGTCTGGACTTCCACAAGCTCAGCGAGCAGACAATCTACGAGACGATTACAAGAGCCTTGGATCCCTCCTTCAAGGTCAACGCACTGGCCGTGGCCTCTGCGTACAACAATCGcgtgcagcagccgctggaaACGGCCATCTGGTGGGTGGAGCATGTGGCCGAGACCAAAGGCGCTCCGCTCGTCCAACCCAGTGCTGTTCATCTGTCCCGCTTCGTCTACTACTCGCTGGATGTCTACTTGCTGGTGATCTCTGTCCTACTTCTGCTGTTCATTGCCTGCCTAGGATTGCGTCGGATTTGTCCAGGTGGAAAGCGTCAGGCGGTAACCAAGCTGAAACGCAAGTGA
- the LOC117902254 gene encoding 2-hydroxyacylsphingosine 1-beta-galactosyltransferase — protein sequence MWSSLLTLALLSLTLAHTGLEVNAGAPLKVLGLFPHPGVSHFHFFHPIMRALAEAGHDVSVVSHFPDKNPVARYKDYPLTGIEKLTNSVDLKMFEKRTFYSHFQEFFLLYDWGRQACNFTLRSDALQQILKRRQGYFDVIIMEQFNTDCMMGVAHQLQAPVIALSSCVMMPWHYERMGAPIIPSHIPNLFMAQSQDMNFAGRLANWFSFHALNWMYKLLSVPAADKMVQYKFGHTLPSVGELAKNTSLFFVNQHYSLSGPKPLPPNVIELGGIHIQQAKPLPADLQRILDNAEHGVILISWGSMIRANSLSSAKRDGIVRAAARLKQQIIWKWENETLPNKPANMHIMKWLPQRDILCHPNVKVFMSHGGLMGTSEAAYCGVPVVATPMYGDQFVNSAALVQRGMATVLNYEDIGENTVMRALKKALDKKYYDAAKIVSHSYNHRPKQALQTAIWWVEHIAHTHGDPLIQPSAVHMSRFVYYSLDCYVFVVLILATIIGSWVSLIRRCCGSKAAAKPKRD from the exons ATGTGGTCGTCGCTGCTTACCTTAGCGCTGCTAAGCCTGACCCTGGCCCATACGGGGCTCGAGGTCAATGCCGGTGCACCGTTGAAGGTTTTGGGTCTGTTTCCCCATCCCGGCGTCAGTCACTTCCACTTCTTTCATCCCATCATGCGTGCCCTGGCCGAGGCGGGACATGATGTCAGTGTGGTGTCCCATTTTCCGGACAAAAATCCTGTTGCGCGCTACAAGGATTACCCTCTGACAGGCATTGAGAAGCTCACAAACAGCGTGGATCTAAAG ATGTTTGAGAAACGCACCTTCTACAGTCACTTCCAAGAGTTCTTTCTGCTGTACGattggggcaggcaggcctGCAACTTCACTCTCCGCTCGGACGCACTGCAGCAGATCCTGAAGCGCAGGCAGGGCTACTTCGATGTGATCATCATGGAGCAGTTCAACACGGACTGCATGATGGGAGTGGCccaccagctgcaggcgcCAGTGATTGCGTTGAGCAGCTGCGTCATGATGCCCTGGCACTACGAGCGCATGGGTGCACCCATAATACCCTCCCACATACCCAATCTGTTCATGGCCCAGTCTCAGGACATGAACTTTGCAGGACGACTGGCTAATTGGTTCAGTTTCCATGCACTCAACTGGATGTACAA ATTACTCTCCGTACCCGCCGCCGATAAGATGGTGCAGTACAAGTTCGGCCACACGCTGCCCTCCGTGGGTGAACTGGCCAAGAATACCTCCTTGTTCTTCGTGAATCAGCACTACTCCCTGAGTGGACCCAAGCCCCTGCCACCCAATGTGATCGAATTGGGCGGCATACACATACAACAGGCAAAGCCATTGCCCGCGGATCTGCAGCGGATCCTCGACAACGCCGAGCATGGGGTGATCCTCATCAGCTGGGGCTCCATGATACGCGCCAACTCCCTGTCCAGTGCCAAGCGGGATGGCATCGTACGCGCCGCTGCACGCCTCAAGCAGCAGATCATCTGGAAGTGGGAGAACGAGACGCTGCCGAATAAACCCGCCAATATGCACATCATGAAGTGGCTGCCTCAACGCGACATTCTGTGCCATCCCAATGTCAAGGTCTTCATGTCCCACGGCGGTCTCATGGGCACCTCGGAGGCAGCCTACTGCGGTGTGCCCGTGGTGGCCACACCCATGTACGGCGATCAGTTTGTCAACTCCGCCGCTTTGGTTCAGCGTGGAATGGCCACGGTCCTGAACTACGAGGACATCGGGGAGAACACCGTGATGCGTGCCCTGAAAAAGGCATTGGACAAGAA ATACTACGATGCTGCCAAGATCGTCTCTCACTCGTACAATCATCGCCCGAAGCAGGCCCTGCAGACGGCCATCTGGTGGGTGGAACATATAGCCCACACCCACGGTGATCCCCTGATCCAACCCAGCGCTGTGCACATGTCCCGCTTCGTCTACTATTCCCTCGACTGCTATGTGTTTGTAGTTCTTATTCTGGCCACCATCATCGGCAGTTGGGTGTCCCTTATCCgacgctgctgcggctccaaAGCTGCCGCCAAGCCAAAGAGGGACTAG